The Mya arenaria isolate MELC-2E11 chromosome 15, ASM2691426v1 genomic sequence TTACAATCAATAGCATAGTTGTtctatattatatttgaattctattatacatcattttctttcgttaattattatttcaaacgctaatgatatatgtatacaatcTGAAATAGATCCTGGTTAAGCCATAAAGGAAAATAGCGTCAATGATGATTCAACATCGATATTATTCCTCAAGCCATCAATTACATTATTATCTCTGCTTTCGTTAAAATACATTCcaatatatcataattataatattaaaccacatactgttttattataatgtgtaataaatatgtttatttatcataagacataaaatgaacacttaCTTTGTCTTACCTCCTCACTCAAAGATTCGTCTTTGTCCTTGATAAACGCTTCTTTTGATTTGATGCTCTGTAAGAACTCACTCCAGGCGACCATGTACTTCAACACATTAAATAATATCTGGTCTACACATGTACATCCTATTATTTCGCAAAGATATGAAATAAGTTGTATGACTTGttgtaatatattataattgacTTCCTAAAACAAAGTCTAAACACGGGAATTAGTTATATTTGGAATTACTTTCaacaaaatgtaacaaaataaacacgaCCATTTAAACAGTCATACATTTTACCTCATGTTTATCGTATCCAGCAAATGTACGTTTAAATTCTATTTCCACAAGCTGCAACCTCTGTCTAAACTTCGAGTAACCACCCACTACTTCAAACTCTCTTCTTTCTAACTGCGTTTTAAAATTTACTGCCCAGGTTGATGTTTCGAGTGCAGTTTTGCATTTTCCACGTATTAAATGCAAGTTTTTGTCTTTTATCGAAGCCCAGAAAATATCCATATTCGTCTgcaacataaaatgtttacacCTTCTAACTGTCTTCAGTTGACAACACCATAAACTAACAATTGATACTTGAAAGGTACATGAAATTTTTTACAAAGTTAAAATGACCATAAACGGTGTATGGCTTACCAGTaagaataatgaaaaacaaagcaATTGTAATTGCGAAAAAGATCACAAACCTTAACTTCTTTTTCCACAATGTTGCCGTCATCAAACGCAGCGTGTTTCCTAAAGTGCGCCAATGACGCCATTTCCGCCTCTCGATACTGCGACTCAAGCTGCTTTATTGGAGCCGGAATATTGTATTTCGACATTAAAACTTCAAACATGTCAAGTGTTTCCTTTTTAACTTTCTCATTTTCGGACTTCGCCACAGCCGCAAATGCGTCCTCAACATCTGGTACTCCACCCCTGATGATAGCTTCAACGTATGTTCTTGTTAATTCCACAAACACTACAAAGAATAGATTTAATTACTGTCATAACTTCATTAATGGGTTTCCCaataaaaatattctaaagATTAGGTATAGCTgaggttttaaataaaatggaaacttACTAGAACCATTGACAGGTTTGCTGACAACCAGCTGTTTTGGAGGTTGTGCGTAGATATAGGACACGAAATATGTTGTTTGCTCCTGGAACCTACTCGATAAATCTTCGAATTTCAACATCTCAAGGTTTTCAATGGTTTCCAGGTCCCCAGGAGGAggcaacaaaaaacatttgcgTCTTGAATTTGGGAAGTAATTTCGAATAGACGCTCTTGCACGATTGCACTTCTCATTCTTGGACTTTTCCTCGTAGTCAACATCTTGAAGGGATTCTTCTAAATATTCATCCGCCGTAATTGTTCTGCCGTCTTTGACCAATTTCAGAGTAAAGTCTCTAACGACTAAGACGAAACCTGGCAAAATGCATTGAAGAGCTGCCATTTCATCCACAACCCTCGTTCCAAGTGTTATATTTTTCGATAGTTCTGTCACAAAACTgaagaatacatgtacatgtatgaattaATAATTCCTCAAAATTGATTGAATTTAATATGTAAACTATTGAATATACTTCCGGGTATCAATTGCAGGAAAAGTCTAAGAATGGGTTTGATAAACGATATTACGTGAGCTTATTTACAGCATCCTGGTCAAAAACCCCTTTCATGTTATAAACAAGTGTGCTGCTCAACAGGGTCGCTAGCGTAAAAAGTTTGTTGTCATGAGTTGGATCTCCctgtttgaatataaatataaagagtgttttgtttcattacacGAGAATGGGAATATATGTAGTTATACATATGTTGCATCGTCACGACCTTATTTTAGACTTATGACATCATACAAAGCGTTTAAACACGCTATTACTCACCAACAAAGGTCGAGAATTAAAAGAGAAATATCTGGACAGAATGGCTGTCAATATATAGGCCTATGATACTTTATGAGTATGTACGAGTGTCTTCGACAGTAATAAGTGACTCCTTCGATATTTCTTTTCTATTGACATCAACATGCAAAACACGAGATTGTCCAACATGTTTATCATTAGGTATCAGCTACTACGACTTTTGCTAGGTAGCcacagttttatttatttgtacgaTATGGTAACATACCCAGTGTCATAAGTTCGTAAGAAAGGCTACTTTATACGTTATAATGACAGTTCTGTATAAATGCTGattatttgcatataaatgttaacatgataaatactgacaaattaaatgtgaaatttaaatgaCGAAATCGCTGTTATTATTCAAAGAATGAACGTGATGAATCGTGTCTCTCTGTCGTAACAGTCTTGCTTTCAACCTTTGAATTGTCAATAtagcatatattttgttttcatcttgTCACCTATTCTTACTACATAATatcatgaaagaaataaaataccttGTCAAAATTCATGCTTAAATCGGTCTCAAAAATCGTTATTAAATATAGATGCAGCCATGAGGAACCAATGTAGTATTTCCGTAATTTTATATACTTCTTTTATTTGCAAtctttcaaacaattttgttttcaaaattcgATGTAGTGTATTACGTTTGGTCCCaagtaaatgttttagattttAACAACTCTGAATGAAAACTGGAAGCGGAAGCTAAGGGGTCTCACAAAAAGTGattgcatttataaaaaaaagcatAGCTATATGATCTTGTAAAATGTCTTTGACTTAAAAACATGTCAACATGTTATTCTATTTGTTAGTGTGCCATTGTACGTTTGTAACCCAAGGTCTTCGACACATCCCCTAGACATAGACAATTCCTCATTTGTAGTAAAAGTTCTGACAGTAAAAAGGGGTAAAAATAGCAGTTCAATGTAATTAATTCTAGtttattcaagttcaaaatatgCCACAGACCAGAAATCTACAAAACTACAGTTGCTACATAAGACTTACAGATTTATCATGCTCAACAGATGGTAAACgtattttgataatttcaatattttattattattttcaggcGAAATTAGAGGGTTTGTCATCAGAATTATTACCAGATGGatatcaattaataataaactGTCTAcgaataaaattgaatttaggACATTGGAAAAATGCACGTAATTCACAatcaaaaactgtcaaaatagATTCAGACAAAACATACAAGGTACCTTATCTTCTGGGAAATGAAATAATCTTCCAAGTTCCATGCACAGTTTATGATTTgatcatcgaaaaaaaaaaaatttcttaatttaattGGATTTCCGGATGTATGTTTATTTCTGCATTTAATAATCCTGTTTAACTTTATCACCGTTCAGAATTTCAAGCATcgttttattttccatttcagtCAGCAACACATACTCAAAGTAAAGATACGTATGCCTTTATTTCTAACATAGTGTGCAATCCGAATCGATCTAAAACcgtatgtaaataataataattgttttttggtAAACCAATCATTTCGTCTGGCGATGTTTGTCGCAGTGTTCAGGTTATGTATGATTCGAATGAGTTTGTAGCTTACACtgttattgaattaaattgataaagtaAGTAGCACTAAGATGAAGAGGTCGACCTAGAGTTGTACATGTATTCGTTGTTGTTCAAACATATATGTTTGATCTGATTCTAACCTTTTTAACcccaaatctgcgatctataaCACAACCCTGGCTTAGATAATTTCTAGACGATATCTGCCGAGTTATGCTGTCTATAACGATTACAGCGGAGAAGctgaatgtaaacaaaaacgACTAAATAATTACCTTTGCAATGTCGCCAAGTCCTTCTGTGTCCAGAAGAACAAGAACTGTGTTTTTCTGCTCAGGGTGAACTCGGCACCAGACCCATATACCTTTTGTTTTTGACTCTATTGTGTCTCCAAGTGCAAAACCTGTTGATTAAATACAAATGagtaatatatcattaattacaaagttttaaaatattgtaaaatcaaTATGGTTTACCTCCGTTTTGGTCCGCTAGGCAATTCATCAAAAATGATTTCCCTGTTCTGTAAAGCCCGGCAATTGCGACAACTACACACGGCAAATCAATTTTGGAAAGCTGCTCGATGGTATCTTCCTCTACCTCTAGTTCATTTTTTGAGCCAGCACTGATTAAGCAAAGTGGTCTTTTAAAGACTTCAAGGTCGTGGGTAGACATATCTGTTATAAAAATCGTATACATGTAAGTTCATTTGGTAAGCAGAAGATAAAAGCAAATTCAGGCTATTTAGAAGAATGAAGTATGAATCAAGTTTATGTATACCATCATGATAATAAGTAAATACAGCAAACGGCATGGCGTAACCATTCAACGGGTTCTTTCTTTACCTAATGCACATCTCAAACCTACTTTGCTTCTAAATACTAGTGATATATTATCGACTATTATTTACTTTAGCAATACTAATCGAATTATCAGCGAAACATCAtcacaaaatcaaaattaagtcCAATTGAAATTTGACAATAAACCTCGTTAAGTGCCTAAataatttgtacaaaatatcCCTTTAGAGGGGTCAgtcaatatatattaaaaatatataaatcagtCGATCATGCATTTTCGGTAAAAAAGgttatgtgaaaaacaacagaaacagtGGCAGAAAGTTGAACATcaacccagtttaatggcacagggtaaaagCTATAAACATAGAACACAATAATAAACACTCAAAAACaggaaacatggaacaacagcacaaaactccaaaaacaacacagtgcataaaaactccaaaaacaacacagtgaatataaactatataaaaaaactaggtaggTTTATCCAGGactgttaggtaccgccttggaacggtcagtaaaatgtaaatttacttggggtttaaaccagtatacgtgcacaaacctcactcttatccaaacaatcctgaataaagtcaaaacgtaaatggtaaatattaacaaagtatgcattaactctaggaaactttataataaaacaaataaaaataaactaataggaAACCCCCAAGTATTTCAATGACTAAGGATCCCAACtatatctgcagacggaggaatacaattcagagtacctaatgcaaaaacaacttttcaatgatacgatgcagttattgtttgaaactatgggCATCACACACCGTCtgccttagaaaataaaaatttaagACTCTCTAATCATAGCGTTTCATattaaaaagcatcattgtattAAAACGGGGAACAACTATCATTAGCTAAACTTTTATTCCAAATGATAACCTATGTATAatattggaagaaaaaaaagataacttgAATCGGCAAAAaattcataaaatcaaaggactgaaagtttagttatgtaaggacACTATATTCAacactatattttgtttgagaaattcaatttcaaaaagtaGAATGCAAGTACTATTAAGTATTGCCGCcgttatatccacggtttaaataaaatccaagcaaTTTATTGAGTCAAACTGCCCAACTACTTgcttgaaacattttaattttacgaattttcttgaTAACATCACCATCAAAATCGGGATGATTATTactagcaatcagcgattttaGACTACTAatgtactttgatataatattataataaccattaacaaattttgaaaatgttttcctaaatttataatatctgaaaccctgttgtagaagtttttccgtcataagtttacttTGTAATGCTAGAATTTCATGTTTGTTGTgttattttccaaaacaattaatttaaagtaaacACTCATAATTAAGACGTAGGCACTGGGGAAAAATGAAGGCAACTAAATGTTATTCGTATTGACAACTATTGTAGTCTATTTAATTCAAGAAGACACACGCCAATGGCATGAAAGTACTTACCATTTAGACGAATGTAATTGCAAACAAATAAGTGTCATAAAGTAGTATGCATTAATTGGCGGGTCGTCAAATCCATAATTCAAGCAAATATGTAAAAACTCGACATTGGCTTAGCAACCCTCAAGACACTCTGGTCGTTAGAATTATTTTGGTTGTAGTAAAAGTACATGGGTAAACTAAGCGAAATAATTTTTctaagtgaaaaaataaatcgGCAGATCGACAGATCATAGAGAAGCGATTCCAATGAATAGTCATTGCAGTAGCTGTCAGCCACTACTTTGTCTTTTTTGCAAATAGCTGCACGTCTGtcacaattcaaaatatttaactaGAAGTCGCAGAAATAATGAAACGTGTGATGATGGTTTAGTGATATAGAGTGTGTGGCTTTGATCCCCATCAGGGATACTTACGCAAGGCTTTTCATATTAGTATTGGTTTTTATCAATTGAACGGACTCGATGGTTAATCATGTCAGCTATTACCGGTCTTTACAATTGAGATGACATACATGAGTATAAACTTAGGAAATAACGTTATATGACCAACATTCTAATTAGTCGTGGTTGCCGgtagaatagaaaaaaataaataccagtCTGCGTTAGAATTTCGGGTGAGTGTTTACTAAATGAAATGATGAAAGCGTTTtgatacattaaaaacaatgtatgaATAATCGTTAATGTAATTAGTAAAAGACGCTTCcgatattaaattatataaaatgtacattttgcTGTCTCATTGAAAAGCAATGTATTTCAGGTCATTTGGAGTGTGCAAAGATAAACGAGTACGTCATGTAAAGTTAACACGTGATAGACTAGTGATAGAATGCATTCAAttgaaatagtttcaaaattCAATCAAGTGCATCTACGTTATCTCTTTCTGTATCTGGTGCGCGCGACCATTTGATATGTATTTGGTTTATAGGAACAAACGACATACTTTGATAATAGAATATTTGAAACTACAAGCCAAGTTATCTAATTTTTCCCTACattctaaataaacacatatttatatataatgccaatatttttttttatcaatgaatgACAATAACTATTGTTACATATACACTAAATAATCGGGGATGGGGAGCCTTCACTCCCTAAAAGTGTCAAAGTGCACCGTTTTTGACTAACATCAGCCAAATTGTTCAAACTATTATGCTTGTTGCTCGTATGGAAGGAGTGTATCCActtctaacgtcaaatccttgATCAAACTCTTATATCGGacaaatacaatacatgatgtaCCTTTCATTTTCAGgactttatacagaagattgtTCACCTTTCTATGTTACTTACACTTTATACCTGAATTTAGGTAAATTTACTCAAAATGATTGTATTACCCATCTGTTTTGGATTCTTGACCACACTTAACCACCGTTTCTTTTTCCAATGAGACATTctgttataaagaaaaaaaacagtatgaTCAGGATGTATTTAGACAGCCTTGTAAGAAATCGTACTTAGACATCTGCGTTA encodes the following:
- the LOC128219980 gene encoding guanylate-binding protein 2-like isoform X2, with product MYTIFITDMSTHDLEVFKRPLCLISAGSKNELEVEEDTIEQLSKIDLPCVVVAIAGLYRTGKSFLMNCLADQNGGFALGDTIESKTKGIWVWCRVHPEQKNTVLVLLDTEGLGDIAKGDPTHDNKLFTLATLLSSTLVYNMKGVFDQDAVNKLTFVTELSKNITLGTRVVDEMAALQCILPGFVLVVRDFTLKLVKDGRTITADEYLEESLQDVDYEEKSKNEKCNRARASIRNYFPNSRRKCFLLPPPGDLETIENLEMLKFEDLSSRFQEQTTYFVSYIYAQPPKQLVVSKPVNGSMFVELTRTYVEAIIRGGVPDVEDAFAAVAKSENEKVKKETLDMFEVLMSKYNIPAPIKQLESQYREAEMASLAHFRKHAAFDDGNIVEKEVKTNMDIFWASIKDKNLHLIRGKCKTALETSTWAVNFKTQLERREFEVVGGYSKFRQRLQLVEIEFKRTFAGYDKHEYMVAWSEFLQSIKSKEAFIKDKDESLSEEVRQKEKQIQDEIYQARVNKMKEDAANARRAHEATLRQQQEKLNKKREEENAAREARLRKDMTDRNNDLNNMAKEQQMQIEALINRPPVVHEVVHYKRSRDCVVQ
- the LOC128219980 gene encoding guanylate-binding protein 2-like isoform X1; its protein translation is MYTIFITDMSTHDLEVFKRPLCLISAGSKNELEVEEDTIEQLSKIDLPCVVVAIAGLYRTGKSFLMNCLADQNGGFALGDTIESKTKGIWVWCRVHPEQKNTVLVLLDTEGLGDIAKGDPTHDNKLFTLATLLSSTLVYNMKGVFDQDAVNKLTFVTELSKNITLGTRVVDEMAALQCILPGFVLVVRDFTLKLVKDGRTITADEYLEESLQDVDYEEKSKNEKCNRARASIRNYFPNSRRKCFLLPPPGDLETIENLEMLKFEDLSSRFQEQTTYFVSYIYAQPPKQLVVSKPVNGSMFVELTRTYVEAIIRGGVPDVEDAFAAVAKSENEKVKKETLDMFEVLMSKYNIPAPIKQLESQYREAEMASLAHFRKHAAFDDGNIVEKEVKTNMDIFWASIKDKNLHLIRGKCKTALETSTWAVNFKTQLERREFEVVGGYSKFRQRLQLVEIEFKRTFAGYDKHEILFNVLKYMVAWSEFLQSIKSKEAFIKDKDESLSEEVRQKEKQIQDEIYQARVNKMKEDAANARRAHEATLRQQQEKLNKKREEENAAREARLRKDMTDRNNDLNNMAKEQQMQIEALINRPPVVHEVVHYKRSRDCVVQ